The Primulina eburnea isolate SZY01 chromosome 13, ASM2296580v1, whole genome shotgun sequence genome includes a region encoding these proteins:
- the LOC140810457 gene encoding uncharacterized protein — translation MAAGQFSNNGPKPLQRNLSRRVSFNEATLAKSQEPPKPPSEPELIDTETQVSRRPRCRACCNSCCAWTSLILAVVLLLAILVGGVYFAFLQSNLPEVRLHRLDVYYLGVNDTDTDTFVTTDFEVRLNFTNNNSKIKLSYSQMSVSLSSEGVDLGTVKIPAISQEPSSSADVKARTWMRKTTAEEAVADDLRDNSLRHLMVIDIVLKGHIDFLVNGNKMNGFPFKVSCRSIDQSEIDNGHAPGCAIQMTPV, via the coding sequence ATGGCGGCAGGCCAATTTTCGAACAATGGCCCGAAACCGCTGCAGAGGAACCTCAGCCGCCGTGTCTCCTTCAACGAGGCCACCCTGGCAAAATCCCAAGAGCCCCCAAAACCACCCTCGGAGCCTGAGTTGATAGACACCGAAACTCAAGTCAGCCGTCGCCCCCGATGCAGAGCATGCTGCAACTCGTGCTGTGCCTGGACCTCCCTAATCCTTGCTGTGGTGCTACTCTTAGCTATACTTGTAGGAGGGGTATATTTCGCCTTCCTCCAATCCAACCTACCCGAGGTCCGCCTCCATCGTCTCGATGTCTATTATCTCGGGGTCAACGACACGGACACGGACACTTTCGTGACCACGGATTTCGAAGTACGTCTAAATTTTACAAACAATAACTCGAAAATCAAGCTATCTTACAGCCAAATGTCCGTCTCTTTGTCTTCGGAAGGGGTCGACCTTGGGACGGTGAAAATCCCGGCGATAAGTCAAGAACCAAGCTCATCGGCAGACGTGAAGGCGAGGACGTGGATGAGGAAAACGACCGCTGAAGAGGCGGTGGCGGACGACTTGCGGGATAATTCATTGAGACACTTGATGGTCATCGATATAGTGCTTAAGGGACACATTGACTTCTTGGTGAATGGGAACAAGATGAATGGTTTCCCATTTAAGGTTTCTTGCCGGAGCATTGATCAGTCGGAGATTGACAATGGACATGCTCCTGGATGCGCTATCCAAATGACCCCTGTATAA
- the LOC140809828 gene encoding pathogenesis-related genes transcriptional activator PTI6-like: MRYCGSSKDPASIHSFHSTHHSVVSSLLVSRQNKGKKARLITAAAALLPESHPLFPLFLETFYLDTKPMEVQRRFKFTEHVVSTSKLVNHRRSTADPKRTRKVVRIILTDGDATDSSGDESDSAAGLCLRRVKRHVEEISFRTSSTQQLRGRYQDRFNKKRRWRPTGNDVTSRKKFRGVRQRPWGRWAAEIRDPTIGKRVWLGTYDTPEEAATVYDSAAVKLKGHAAVTNFPVASPVIDSTTESEPVSSGNDAALSPTSVLRFEDFPAFDSLGYGVDDLGFDFDLQLGLPGIRMSRDHLADEFGEFDFDDFINNTMTAADLDVAL, translated from the exons ATGAGATATTGTGGTAGCAGCAAGGATCCTGCGTCCATCCATTCTTTCCACTCCACACACCACTCTGTTGTCTCGTCTTTGCTTGTTTCCCGCCAAAACAAAGGAAAAAAGGCGCGTTTAATTACAGCTGCTGCTGCTTTGCTGCCTGAATCACACCCCCTTTTCCCTCTCTTTCTTGAAACCT TCTATTTGGATACGAAACCAATGGAAGTCCAGCGACGATTCAAGTTTACGGAACACGTTGTCTCTACTTCCAAGCTTGTAAATCACCGGAGATCCACCGCTGATCCAAAGAGAACCCGGAAAGTGGTTAGAATCATTCTTACAGACGGCGACGCTACGGACTCATCCGGCGATGAATCCGACTCTGCCGCCGGACTCTGCTTGCGAAGAGTCAAGAGGCACGTGGAAGAGATAAGCTTCCGTACATCGTCCACGCAACAGCTACGTGGACGATATCAAGATCGTTTCAACAAGAAGAGGCGTTGGAGACCGACTGGTAATGACGTCACCAGCCGGAAAAAGTTCCGCGGTGTGCGTCAGCGGCCTTGGGGGAGATGGGCGGCCGAGATCCGGGACCCGACCATCGGAAAACGAGTCTGGCTGGGAACCTACGACACCCCGGAAGAAGCTGCCACCGTTTACGACAGCGCAGCCGTGAAATTGAAAGGCCACGCCGCTGTAACCAACTTCCCTGTTGCCTCCCCCGTCATAGACTCCACGACAGAGAGCGAGCCCGTCTCCTCCGGAAACGATGCCGCTCTTTCTCCGACATCAGTCCTTCGGTTCGAGGATTTCCCGGCTTTCGACAGCCTCGGTTACGGCGTCGACGATTTGGGGTTTGACTTTGATTTGCAGTTAGGCCTGCCGGGCATAAGGATGTCGAGGGATCACCTGGCCGACGAATTCGGCGAGTTTGACTTTGATGACTTTATCAACAACACCATGACAGCAGCTGATCTTGACGTGGCGCTATAG